Proteins from a single region of Mustelus asterias unplaced genomic scaffold, sMusAst1.hap1.1 HAP1_SCAFFOLD_753, whole genome shotgun sequence:
- the LOC144487362 gene encoding uncharacterized protein LOC144487362: protein MDTSTMEKPWKCGDCGKGFNFSHQLETHRCNHTGERPFTCLECGKGFAHSSSLQTHKRVHTGEWPFTCPECGKGFTSSSHLQTHKRVHSGEKPFTCSDCGKGFSESSNLLMHQRGHTGEKWFTCSECGKGFTQLSHLQTHERVHTGERPFICPECGKGFSNSSNLQRHQRIHTRERPFSCSECGKGFTDSSYLLIHQRVHTGERPFTCSECGKRFPYASNLQKHRRLHTGERPFTCPNCGKTFTQSSHLQTHQRVHTGERPFTCSQCEKGFSNSSNLRAHQRVHTGERLFTCSDCGKGFTQSSKLLRHRRVHK from the coding sequence atggacaccagcaccatggagaagccgtggaaatgtggagactgtggtaaaggattcaatttctCACAccaactggaaactcatcgatgtaatcacactggggagaggccattcacttgtttggagtgtgggaagggatttgctcattcatcctccctgcagacacacaaacgagttcacacaggggagtggccattcacctgccccgagtgcgggaaaggattcacaagttcatcccacctgcagacacacaagcgagttcacagcggggagaagccattcacctgctccgattgtgggaagggattcagtgaatcatccaacttgctgatgcaccagcgaggtcacaccggggagaaatggTTCACgtgttcagagtgtgggaagggattcactcagttatcccacctgcagacacacgagcgagttcacaccggggagaggccattcatctgccccgagtgtgggaaaggattcagtaattcatccaacctgcagaggcaccagcgaattcacaccagggagagaccgttcagctgctccgagtgtgggaagggattcactgattcatcctatctgctgatacatcagcgagttcacactggggagaggccgttcacctgctccgagtgtgggaagcgtTTCCCTTATGCATCAAATCTGCAGAAACATCGACGattgcacactggggagagaccattcacctgcccaaATTGTGGgaaaacattcactcagtcatcccacctgcagacacaccagcgagttcacaccggagagagaccattcacctgctctcagtgtgagaaaggattcagtaattcatccaacctgcgggcacaccagcgagttcacactggggagagactgtttacctgctctgactgtgggaaaggattcactcagtcatcaaagctgctgagacaccggcgagttcacaagtga